One stretch of Streptomyces sp. 135 DNA includes these proteins:
- a CDS encoding ArsA-related P-loop ATPase, protein MRTLLVTGPGGSGRTTVAAATALAAAAAGHRVLVLSADRTDTLGAVLGGPHAHPGLTARRLTPDDRFRDDLAALQDRAASALDLLGADRIDAEELTPLPGAEELALLRALRDAARDDTYDTVVVDLPPAPKALAVLALPEQLRRYLRKLLPPERQAARALRPMLGRLAGVPMPAAWLYETAARWEDDLAAAQAVIEAPTTTVRLVAEPGPAGADALDAATTGLALQGLRTDLLVANRLLPDASADTWLAALAAQQHKALAAWETEYEQVTRVRHLGHDPRGTDDLTALGLPGRTEAPAPVQWPVTAAPADEENHAYVWHIPLPGVVREELGLIRRGDELVITAGVSRRIVTLPSALRRCTVAGAGLREGELRVRFAPDPGLWPRER, encoded by the coding sequence ATGCGCACCCTCCTCGTCACCGGCCCCGGCGGCTCCGGCCGGACCACCGTCGCCGCCGCCACGGCACTCGCCGCGGCGGCCGCGGGCCACAGGGTCCTCGTACTCAGCGCCGACCGCACCGACACCCTCGGCGCCGTACTCGGCGGACCGCACGCGCACCCCGGCCTCACGGCGCGCCGCCTCACCCCCGACGACCGCTTCCGCGACGACCTCGCCGCCCTCCAGGACCGCGCCGCCTCCGCCCTCGACCTCCTCGGCGCCGACCGGATCGACGCGGAGGAGCTGACCCCGCTGCCCGGAGCCGAGGAGCTCGCCCTGCTGCGCGCCCTGCGCGACGCCGCCCGCGACGACACGTACGACACCGTGGTCGTCGACCTGCCACCCGCCCCCAAAGCCCTGGCCGTCCTCGCGCTCCCCGAGCAGCTGCGCCGCTACCTCCGCAAGCTGCTGCCGCCCGAGCGCCAGGCCGCCCGCGCCCTGCGCCCCATGCTCGGCCGCCTCGCCGGCGTCCCCATGCCGGCCGCCTGGCTGTACGAGACCGCCGCCCGCTGGGAGGACGACCTCGCCGCCGCCCAGGCCGTGATCGAGGCGCCCACCACCACCGTCCGCCTGGTCGCGGAGCCGGGCCCCGCGGGCGCCGACGCCCTCGACGCGGCCACCACCGGCCTCGCCCTCCAGGGCCTGCGCACCGACCTCCTGGTCGCCAACCGCCTGCTCCCCGACGCCTCCGCCGACACCTGGCTCGCGGCGCTCGCGGCCCAGCAGCACAAGGCGCTGGCCGCCTGGGAGACGGAGTACGAGCAGGTCACCAGGGTCCGCCACCTCGGCCACGACCCGCGCGGCACCGACGACCTCACCGCCCTCGGCCTGCCCGGCCGCACCGAAGCCCCCGCCCCCGTCCAGTGGCCCGTCACCGCGGCGCCCGCCGACGAGGAGAACCACGCGTACGTATGGCACATCCCGCTCCCCGGCGTCGTACGCGAGGAACTCGGCCTGATCCGGCGCGGCGACGAGCTCGTCATCACCGCCGGGGTCTCCCGCCGCATCGTCACCCTGCCGTCCGCACTGCGCCGCTGCACCGTCGCGGGGGCCGGGCTGCGCGAGGGCGAGCTGAGGGTGCGGTTCGCGCCGGACCCCGGCCTGTGGCCGCGGGAACGCTGA
- a CDS encoding metallophosphoesterase, translating into MPAFRVNVVSDVHGNAADLARAGDGADALVCLGDLVLFLDYADHSRGIFPDLFGARNASRLVELRTARRFEEAREFGRRLWAGVDRGPAIERAVRKQYAELFAAFPTPTYATYGNVDMPTLWREYAGPGTTVLDGERVEIGGRVFGFVGGGLRTPMRTPYEISDEEYAAKIEAVGEVDVLCTHIPPDVPELLYDTVARRFERGSRALLDAIRRTRPKYALFGHVHQPLVQRMRVGATECVNVGHFAGSGRPWALEW; encoded by the coding sequence ATGCCAGCTTTCCGGGTCAACGTGGTCAGTGACGTGCACGGCAACGCGGCGGACCTCGCCCGCGCGGGGGACGGCGCCGACGCGCTCGTCTGCCTCGGCGACCTCGTCCTCTTCCTCGACTACGCCGACCACTCGCGCGGCATCTTCCCCGATCTCTTCGGGGCGCGGAACGCCAGCAGGCTCGTGGAGTTGCGCACCGCCCGCCGCTTCGAGGAGGCCAGGGAGTTCGGCAGGCGGCTGTGGGCGGGCGTCGACCGCGGCCCGGCGATCGAGCGGGCGGTCCGCAAGCAGTACGCCGAACTCTTCGCCGCCTTCCCGACGCCGACGTACGCCACCTACGGCAATGTCGACATGCCGACCCTGTGGCGTGAATACGCCGGTCCCGGCACCACCGTCCTCGACGGCGAGCGCGTCGAGATCGGCGGCCGCGTCTTCGGCTTCGTCGGCGGCGGTCTGCGTACCCCCATGCGGACTCCCTACGAGATCAGCGACGAGGAGTACGCCGCCAAGATCGAGGCCGTCGGCGAGGTCGACGTCCTGTGCACCCACATCCCGCCGGACGTCCCCGAGCTGCTCTACGACACCGTGGCCCGCCGCTTCGAGCGCGGCAGCCGTGCCCTGCTCGACGCCATCCGCAGGACCCGCCCCAAGTACGCCCTCTTCGGCCACGTCCACCAGCCGCTGGTCCAGCGGATGCGGGTGGGCGCCACGGAGTGCGTGAACGTCGGCCACTTCGCCGGGTCCGGAAGGCCATGGGCCCTGGAGTGGTGA
- a CDS encoding SRPBCC family protein gives MAEHTSSSIVIEAAPAEVMGVIADFARYPDWTGEVKEAEVLATDEQGRAKEVRLVMDAGAIKDDQTLGYTWTGDDEVSWTLVKSQMLRSLDGSYLLKPKGTGTEVTYRLTVDVKIPMLGMIKRKAEKVIIDRALAGLKKRVESGPA, from the coding sequence ATGGCGGAACACACCAGCTCGAGCATCGTGATCGAGGCGGCTCCGGCCGAGGTCATGGGAGTGATCGCCGACTTCGCTCGCTACCCCGACTGGACGGGAGAGGTGAAGGAGGCCGAGGTCCTCGCCACCGACGAGCAGGGCCGCGCCAAGGAGGTCCGCCTCGTCATGGACGCCGGCGCGATCAAGGACGACCAGACCCTCGGCTACACCTGGACCGGTGACGACGAGGTCAGCTGGACCCTCGTCAAGTCCCAGATGCTGCGCTCCCTGGACGGCTCCTACCTCCTGAAGCCCAAGGGCACGGGCACGGAGGTCACGTACCGCCTGACCGTGGACGTCAAGATCCCCATGCTCGGCATGATCAAGCGCAAGGCCGAGAAGGTCATCATCGACCGCGCACTGGCGGGCTTGAAGAAGCGCGTGGAGTCCGGCCCGGCCTGA
- a CDS encoding AMP-dependent synthetase/ligase — protein MREFSLPALYEVPADGNLTDIVRRNAAQHPDVAVIGRKVDGSWQDVTAKAFLADVRATAKGLIAAGVRPGDRVGLMSRTRYEWTLLDFAIWSAGAVTVPVYETSSPEQIQWILGDSGAVACVVELDAHAAAVESVRERLPALAHVWQIDKGGVEDLRRTGADVSEETVDERGAAAKADDPATIVYTSGTTGRPKGCVLTHRSFFAECGNVVERLKPLFRTGECSVLLFLPVAHVFGRLVEVAALMAPIKLGHAPDVKNLTDELASFRPTMILGVPRVFEKVYNSARAKAQADGKGKIFDKAADTAIAYSRALDTPSGPSLGLRIKHKIFDKLVFSKLRAVLGGRGEYAISGGAPLGERLGHFFRGIGFTVLEGYGLTESCAATAFNPWDRQKIGTVGQPLPGSVVRIADDGEVLLHGEHLFSRYWNNEGATEEALADGWFHTGDIGTLDEDGYLRITGRKKEIIVTAGGKNVAPAVIEDRIRAHALVAECMVVGDGRPFVGALVTVDDEFLGRWAADHGKPAGSTAASLRDDADLLAAIQSAVDDGNAAVSKAESVRKFRVLDSQFTEESGHLTPSLKLKRNVVAKDYADEIEAIYRG, from the coding sequence TTGCGCGAGTTCAGCCTTCCGGCCCTGTACGAGGTCCCTGCGGACGGCAATCTGACCGACATCGTCCGTAGAAATGCCGCGCAGCACCCGGATGTCGCCGTCATCGGCCGCAAGGTCGACGGCAGCTGGCAGGACGTCACCGCCAAGGCCTTCCTCGCCGATGTGCGAGCCACCGCCAAGGGCCTGATCGCCGCCGGCGTGCGGCCCGGCGACCGCGTCGGCCTGATGTCCCGCACCCGTTACGAGTGGACACTCCTCGACTTCGCCATCTGGAGCGCGGGCGCGGTGACCGTGCCGGTGTACGAGACGAGCTCCCCCGAGCAGATCCAGTGGATCCTCGGCGACTCCGGCGCCGTGGCCTGCGTCGTCGAACTGGACGCGCACGCCGCCGCCGTCGAGTCCGTACGCGAGAGGCTGCCCGCCCTCGCGCACGTCTGGCAGATCGACAAGGGCGGCGTCGAGGACCTGCGGCGCACGGGCGCCGACGTCTCGGAGGAGACGGTCGACGAGCGCGGCGCCGCCGCCAAGGCCGACGACCCGGCCACCATCGTCTACACCTCAGGCACCACGGGCCGCCCCAAGGGCTGTGTCCTCACGCACCGCAGCTTCTTCGCCGAGTGCGGCAACGTGGTGGAGCGCCTCAAGCCCCTCTTCCGCACGGGCGAGTGCTCGGTCCTGCTCTTTCTGCCCGTCGCGCACGTGTTCGGGCGGCTCGTCGAGGTCGCCGCGCTGATGGCGCCGATCAAGCTCGGCCACGCGCCGGACGTCAAGAATCTGACGGACGAGCTCGCCTCCTTCCGGCCGACCATGATCCTGGGCGTGCCGCGCGTCTTCGAAAAGGTCTACAACTCGGCGCGCGCGAAGGCGCAGGCCGACGGCAAGGGCAAGATCTTCGACAAGGCCGCGGACACGGCCATCGCGTACAGCCGGGCGCTCGACACGCCTTCGGGTCCGTCCCTCGGCCTGAGGATCAAGCACAAGATCTTCGACAAGCTGGTCTTCAGCAAGCTGCGGGCCGTTCTCGGCGGTCGCGGCGAGTACGCGATCTCCGGCGGCGCCCCGCTCGGCGAGCGGCTCGGCCACTTCTTCCGCGGCATCGGCTTCACGGTCCTTGAGGGGTACGGCCTCACCGAGTCCTGCGCGGCCACCGCCTTCAACCCCTGGGACCGGCAGAAGATCGGTACGGTCGGCCAGCCGCTGCCGGGGTCGGTCGTACGCATCGCCGACGACGGCGAGGTGCTGCTCCACGGCGAGCACCTGTTCTCGCGCTACTGGAACAACGAGGGCGCCACCGAGGAGGCGCTCGCCGACGGCTGGTTCCACACCGGCGACATCGGCACCCTCGACGAGGACGGTTACCTGCGCATCACCGGCCGCAAGAAGGAGATCATCGTCACCGCGGGCGGCAAGAACGTCGCCCCGGCCGTGATCGAGGACCGTATCCGCGCGCATGCGCTGGTCGCCGAGTGCATGGTCGTCGGTGACGGCCGGCCGTTCGTGGGCGCGTTGGTCACGGTGGACGACGAGTTCCTGGGCCGGTGGGCGGCGGACCACGGCAAGCCCGCGGGCTCCACGGCGGCGTCCCTCCGTGACGACGCGGATCTGCTCGCGGCGATCCAGAGCGCGGTGGACGACGGCAACGCGGCGGTCTCCAAGGCGGAGTCCGTGCGGAAGTTCCGTGTCCTCGACTCCCAGTTCACGGAGGAGTCGGGGCATCTGACGCCGTCGCTGAAGCTGAAGCGGAATGTTGTGGCGAAGGATTACGCGGACGAGATCGAGGCGATTTACCGCGGGTAG
- a CDS encoding DUF5304 domain-containing protein yields the protein MSDATGREGPEASEADVDADAWEQACAEDLAAEQARRRAQYGPPPGSAAEELRKLVDAVSDKLSGLQAPLLGAAAQGAVEQTVKQVVQQAKAVVEPVIERNPDVFDHLAAAGSELLAAYRSAVEKQESRWTRGDDTSDGDARGPGRRDEGTAGGEHIDLD from the coding sequence ATGAGCGATGCCACCGGGCGCGAAGGCCCCGAAGCCTCTGAAGCCGACGTCGACGCCGACGCCTGGGAGCAGGCGTGCGCCGAGGACCTCGCGGCGGAGCAGGCCCGCCGCCGCGCCCAGTACGGGCCGCCGCCCGGCTCGGCCGCCGAGGAGCTGCGCAAGCTCGTCGACGCCGTCTCCGACAAGCTCTCCGGGCTCCAGGCGCCGCTGCTCGGCGCGGCCGCGCAGGGCGCCGTCGAGCAGACCGTGAAGCAGGTCGTCCAGCAGGCGAAGGCCGTGGTCGAGCCGGTCATCGAGCGCAACCCCGACGTCTTCGACCACCTGGCGGCGGCTGGTTCCGAGCTGCTCGCCGCCTACCGTTCGGCGGTCGAGAAGCAGGAAAGCCGGTGGACCCGAGGCGACGACACCTCGGACGGCGACGCGCGGGGCCCCGGCCGCCGCGACGAGGGCACCGCCGGCGGGGAACACATCGATCTCGACTGA